A genomic region of Desulfovibrio aminophilus contains the following coding sequences:
- the neuC gene encoding UDP-N-acetylglucosamine 2-epimerase: MRIAVFTGARAEYGLLRPVLEHLRDEPDAELLLLVSGSHLSARHGHTVDEIRGHGFEPDAEIPLDLDDDSPQGVARAASQALAGCAEALGRLKPDRLLILGDRYEALACAVAAALCRVPIAHIHGGEATRGAVDDQFRHALTKLAALHFTACEDYRRRVIQMGERPETVFNVGALGVESALTLPLPDRAALEADLEFPLGPEFVLATFHPVTLDADPAEQARSFFAGLGRALGERPGLRAVITGANADAGGGMVDALARDLAGRFPGRILTRPSLGQLRYLSAMKHCRCVAGNSSSGVIEAPSFGVPTVNVGSRQDGRVRAASVLDCPAEAEAVALALRRALSDEGAALARNATNPLQKDGTSRRIAEVLASWRGGPEKVFRDLPVPASL; encoded by the coding sequence ATGAGGATCGCGGTCTTCACCGGCGCCCGCGCCGAATACGGCTTGTTGCGCCCCGTGCTGGAACATTTGCGCGACGAGCCGGACGCGGAACTCCTCCTGCTCGTCTCCGGCAGTCATCTTTCGGCCCGCCACGGCCATACCGTGGACGAGATCCGCGGGCACGGCTTCGAGCCGGACGCGGAAATCCCCCTGGACCTGGACGACGACTCGCCCCAGGGCGTGGCCCGGGCCGCGTCCCAGGCCCTGGCCGGATGCGCCGAGGCCCTGGGACGGCTCAAGCCGGACCGGCTCCTGATCCTGGGCGACCGCTACGAGGCCCTGGCCTGCGCCGTGGCCGCGGCCCTCTGCCGCGTGCCCATCGCCCACATCCACGGCGGCGAGGCCACCCGGGGCGCGGTGGACGACCAGTTCCGCCACGCCCTGACCAAGCTCGCCGCGCTGCACTTCACGGCCTGCGAGGACTACCGCCGCCGCGTGATCCAGATGGGCGAACGGCCGGAGACGGTCTTCAACGTCGGCGCGCTGGGGGTGGAAAGCGCCCTGACCCTGCCTCTGCCGGACCGGGCGGCCCTGGAGGCGGACCTGGAATTTCCGCTGGGCCCGGAGTTCGTCCTGGCCACCTTTCACCCCGTGACCCTGGACGCCGACCCGGCGGAGCAGGCCCGGAGCTTCTTCGCGGGCCTCGGCCGGGCGCTCGGGGAGCGGCCCGGGCTGCGGGCCGTGATCACCGGGGCCAACGCCGACGCCGGGGGCGGGATGGTGGACGCCCTGGCCCGGGACCTGGCCGGCCGCTTTCCCGGCCGCATCCTGACGCGGCCCTCCCTGGGCCAGCTGCGCTACCTCTCGGCCATGAAGCACTGCCGTTGCGTGGCGGGCAACTCCTCCTCCGGCGTCATCGAGGCCCCGAGCTTCGGCGTGCCCACGGTGAACGTGGGCAGCCGCCAGGACGGCCGCGTGCGCGCCGCCTCGGTGCTGGACTGCCCGGCCGAGGCCGAGGCCGTGGCCCTGGCGCTGCGCCGGGCCCTCTCCGACGAGGGCGCGGCCCTGGCCCGGAACGCGACGAATCCCCTCCAGAAGGACGGCACGAGCCGCCGCATCGCCGAGGTGCTCGCCTCCTGGCGCGGCGGACCGGAAAAGGTCTTCCGTGATCTCCCTGTTCCTGCTTCGCTGTAG
- the neuB gene encoding N-acetylneuraminate synthase, producing the protein MSRVLIIAEAGVNHNGDMALALRLVDAAADAGADVVKFQTFKAERVVTPGADKAAYQKAATGAAESQFAMLKRLELDAAAHETLMARCRERGIAFLSTPFDEQSADMLAAMGLTIIKIPSGEITNLPYLRHVGALGRRIVLSTGMCALDEVADALRVLEAAGTPLRDVTLLHCNTQYPTPDEDANLRAIRTLAEAFPACAVGYSDHTRGIACPIAATALGATVIEKHFTLDRRMEGPDHAASLEPGELAALVAGVRTVEAALGHGRKEPSPSERENILVARRYLVAARDIAEGEVFSPENVAARRTGSGGVSPMRWDEVMGCRAPRPFAAGEKIEP; encoded by the coding sequence GTGAGCCGCGTGCTGATCATCGCCGAGGCCGGGGTGAACCACAACGGCGACATGGCCCTGGCCTTGCGGCTGGTGGACGCCGCCGCCGACGCCGGGGCCGACGTGGTCAAATTCCAGACCTTCAAGGCCGAACGGGTGGTCACGCCCGGCGCGGACAAGGCGGCCTACCAGAAGGCGGCCACCGGCGCGGCCGAGTCGCAGTTCGCCATGCTCAAGCGCCTGGAGCTGGACGCGGCGGCCCACGAGACGCTCATGGCCCGCTGCCGGGAGCGCGGCATCGCCTTCCTGTCCACGCCCTTCGACGAGCAGAGCGCGGACATGCTCGCGGCCATGGGCCTGACGATCATCAAGATCCCCTCGGGCGAAATCACCAACCTGCCCTATCTGCGCCACGTGGGCGCGCTCGGCAGGCGCATCGTGCTCTCCACCGGCATGTGCGCGCTGGACGAGGTGGCCGATGCGTTGCGGGTGCTGGAGGCCGCCGGGACCCCGCTCCGGGACGTGACCCTCCTGCACTGCAACACCCAGTATCCGACCCCGGACGAGGACGCCAACCTGCGCGCCATCCGCACCCTGGCCGAGGCCTTCCCCGCCTGCGCCGTGGGCTATTCCGACCACACCCGGGGCATCGCCTGCCCCATCGCGGCCACGGCCCTGGGCGCGACGGTCATCGAGAAGCATTTCACCCTGGACCGCCGCATGGAAGGACCGGACCACGCGGCCTCCCTGGAGCCGGGGGAACTGGCGGCCCTGGTGGCGGGAGTGCGCACGGTGGAGGCGGCCCTGGGCCATGGCCGCAAGGAGCCCAGCCCCTCGGAGCGGGAGAACATCCTGGTGGCCCGGCGCTACCTGGTGGCCGCCCGGGACATCGCCGAGGGCGAGGTGTTTTCCCCGGAAAACGTGGCCGCGCGGCGCACGGGGTCCGGCGGGGTGAGCCCCATGCGCTGGGACGAGGTCATGGGGTGCCGCGCGCCGCGCCCCTTCGCCGCCGGGGAGAAGATCGAGCCATGA
- a CDS encoding LegC family aminotransferase — MLDRLATLVRRFYSEPEGPIPLHAPVFSGREKEYLCRCVDTTFVSSVGEYVTRLEDMFREFCGAAAAVAVVNGTCGLTAALGMVGVQPGDLVLTQGLSFVATANSVRHAGAEPIFLDSDPDTLGMSPKALRAFLEAKAEICPDGPRLRADGRRIAACLPMHVLGHACRIREIAALCERWRLPLVEDAAEALGSTLDGRHLGLFGSIGVLSFNGNKTVTTGGGGMLLTTDPELGARAKRLTSTAKRPHPWEFFHDETAWNYRMPNVNAALGCAQMERIEDILADKRAVAAAYRDFFAAEAGMEFVDQPEGCRSNFWLCSVRTGSRAARDAMLERTNARGIATRPLWRLMTDLPMYAGNAGDGLDTARDAVERVVSLPSGPRWRRA, encoded by the coding sequence ATGTTGGACCGCCTCGCCACCCTGGTCCGCCGGTTCTACTCCGAGCCGGAAGGCCCCATTCCCCTGCACGCCCCGGTCTTTTCCGGCCGGGAAAAAGAATACCTCTGCCGCTGCGTGGACACGACCTTCGTCTCCAGCGTCGGCGAATACGTGACGCGCCTCGAGGACATGTTCCGCGAGTTCTGCGGCGCGGCCGCGGCCGTGGCCGTGGTCAACGGCACCTGCGGCCTGACCGCCGCCCTGGGGATGGTGGGAGTCCAGCCCGGCGACCTCGTGCTGACACAGGGATTGTCCTTCGTGGCCACGGCCAATTCCGTGCGCCACGCCGGGGCCGAGCCCATCTTCCTGGATTCGGACCCGGACACCCTCGGCATGTCCCCAAAGGCGCTGCGCGCCTTCCTGGAGGCCAAGGCCGAGATCTGCCCGGACGGCCCGCGCCTGCGCGCGGACGGCAGGCGCATCGCGGCCTGCCTGCCCATGCACGTCCTGGGGCACGCCTGCCGCATCCGCGAGATCGCGGCCCTGTGCGAGCGCTGGCGCCTCCCCCTGGTGGAGGACGCGGCCGAGGCCCTGGGCTCGACCCTGGACGGCCGCCACCTGGGCCTCTTCGGCAGCATCGGCGTGCTCAGCTTCAACGGCAACAAGACCGTGACCACGGGCGGCGGCGGCATGCTGCTCACCACCGACCCCGAGCTGGGGGCCCGGGCCAAGCGCCTGACCAGCACGGCCAAGCGGCCGCACCCCTGGGAATTCTTCCACGACGAGACGGCCTGGAATTACCGCATGCCGAACGTCAACGCCGCCCTGGGCTGCGCCCAGATGGAGCGCATCGAGGACATCCTCGCGGACAAGCGGGCCGTGGCCGCGGCCTACCGGGACTTCTTCGCGGCCGAAGCGGGCATGGAGTTCGTGGACCAGCCCGAGGGCTGCCGCTCCAACTTCTGGCTCTGCTCGGTGCGCACCGGAAGCCGGGCCGCGCGCGACGCCATGCTGGAGCGGACCAACGCCCGGGGAATCGCCACCCGGCCCCTGTGGCGGCTCATGACCGACCTGCCCATGTACGCGGGCAATGCGGGAGACGGCCTGGACACGGCCCGCGACGCCGTGGAGCGCGTGGTCAGCCTGCCCAGCGGCCCGCGCTGGAGGCGCGCGTGA
- a CDS encoding glucose-1-phosphate cytidylyltransferase — protein sequence MKVVILCGGKGSRIRDAAEDLPKPLIPIGGKPIVWHIMKHFAKAGFKDFVLCLGYKSEKFKDFFLNYHSYIYDFTINLGKPHDLVFHEPFNESDWRVTLVDTGDNTMTASRLRKVRKHLDGGDEFLLTYGDGLSDVDIPMVLAHHRKMGKIATITAVHTCGRFGEIRVNDGEVRTFSEKPRRSRERINGGFMVFDNRRVWEHLGEGEDLVLETSLLGPLSEIGELAAYEYDGFWQCMDSPRELDMLNALWASGKAPWK from the coding sequence ATGAAGGTTGTCATCCTGTGCGGAGGGAAGGGATCGCGCATCCGCGATGCGGCGGAGGACTTGCCCAAGCCGTTGATCCCCATCGGCGGGAAGCCGATCGTCTGGCATATCATGAAGCACTTCGCCAAGGCGGGCTTCAAGGATTTCGTCCTCTGCCTCGGCTACAAGAGCGAGAAGTTCAAGGATTTCTTCCTGAACTACCACTCGTACATCTATGATTTCACGATCAATCTCGGCAAGCCGCACGACTTGGTCTTCCACGAGCCCTTCAACGAATCCGACTGGCGCGTGACCCTGGTCGATACCGGCGACAACACCATGACCGCCTCCCGGCTGCGCAAGGTGCGCAAGCATCTGGACGGCGGCGACGAATTTCTGCTGACCTACGGCGACGGCCTTTCCGACGTGGATATCCCGATGGTGCTGGCGCACCATCGGAAGATGGGCAAGATCGCCACCATCACGGCGGTCCATACCTGTGGCCGGTTCGGCGAAATCCGCGTCAACGACGGAGAGGTGCGGACCTTCAGCGAGAAGCCGCGCCGGAGCCGCGAACGGATCAACGGCGGCTTCATGGTGTTTGACAACCGGCGTGTCTGGGAGCATCTCGGCGAGGGAGAAGATTTGGTCCTCGAGACGAGTCTTCTGGGGCCGCTGAGCGAGATCGGCGAACTGGCCGCCTATGAGTATGACGGTTTTTGGCAATGCATGGACAGTCCGCGCGAACTGGACATGCTGAATGCCCTCTGGGCGAGCGGCAAGGCTCCTTGGAAGTAG
- the rfbG gene encoding CDP-glucose 4,6-dehydratase — protein sequence MQAFFDFYRGKKVFVTGHTGFKGSWLAFWLTLLGADVTGFSLEPPSDPSLFEALNLASRVNHAHGDVRDRDSLRAAMRRSGAEVVFHLAAQALVLPAYRSPLETVEVNVLGSVNVMEAVRETESVTALVCVTSDKCYENREQVWGYRECDPLGGHDPYSASKGAMEILCSSWARSFFGPEGRVAFATARAGNVIGGGDFGADRIVPDFIRAVLADKPLTVRNPGAVRPWQFVLEPLSGYLWLAALLSRDPARYGGAWNFAPRDNTCPVRELADLMVRAGGTGSWRDASGGSAAKHEAGLLRLCSDKALAFLGWRSVLDIERTARMTMRGYEPFLRGRTEECRGLCAEQIAEYTRCAEELDVAWATGRELR from the coding sequence ATGCAAGCCTTTTTTGATTTTTATAGGGGAAAGAAAGTCTTCGTCACCGGGCACACCGGCTTCAAGGGAAGCTGGCTGGCCTTCTGGCTTACGCTGCTTGGCGCGGACGTCACCGGCTTTTCCCTGGAACCGCCTTCCGATCCCTCCCTGTTCGAAGCCCTGAATCTCGCCTCGCGGGTGAACCATGCGCACGGCGACGTGCGCGACCGCGACTCCCTGCGCGCGGCCATGCGGCGGAGCGGGGCCGAGGTCGTCTTCCACCTGGCCGCCCAGGCCCTGGTTCTTCCCGCGTACCGTTCTCCCCTGGAGACCGTGGAGGTGAATGTCCTCGGTTCGGTCAACGTGATGGAGGCCGTCCGGGAGACCGAATCCGTCACGGCCCTCGTCTGCGTGACCTCGGACAAGTGCTACGAGAACCGGGAGCAGGTCTGGGGCTATCGGGAGTGCGATCCGCTGGGGGGGCATGACCCCTACAGCGCATCCAAGGGCGCCATGGAGATTTTGTGTTCGTCATGGGCGCGCTCCTTTTTCGGGCCCGAGGGACGGGTGGCCTTCGCCACGGCGCGGGCGGGCAACGTCATCGGGGGCGGCGATTTCGGGGCCGACCGCATCGTCCCGGACTTCATCCGGGCCGTTCTCGCGGACAAGCCCCTGACGGTCCGCAATCCCGGCGCCGTGCGCCCCTGGCAGTTCGTCCTGGAGCCCTTGAGCGGCTATCTCTGGCTCGCGGCCCTGTTGTCGCGGGACCCGGCCCGCTATGGCGGAGCCTGGAATTTCGCCCCCAGGGACAACACCTGTCCCGTGCGGGAACTCGCCGACCTGATGGTCCGCGCCGGCGGGACGGGAAGCTGGCGGGACGCCTCCGGAGGGAGCGCCGCGAAGCACGAGGCCGGGCTGTTGCGGCTTTGCAGCGACAAGGCCCTTGCGTTTCTCGGCTGGCGCTCCGTGCTGGACATCGAACGGACCGCCCGGATGACCATGCGGGGCTATGAGCCGTTCCTCCGCGGACGGACGGAGGAATGCCGAGGCCTGTGCGCGGAGCAGATCGCTGAATACACCCGTTGCGCGGAGGAACTGGACGTGGCCTGGGCCACGGGAAGGGAGTTGCGATGA
- a CDS encoding glycosyltransferase family 2 protein, with translation MSAGRKLISIVIPAWNEEAVIPELGRRLAAVMDAQPRYDFEAIIVDNGSWDRSFELLSALHERDPRFKTVRLSRNFTADGGVAAGLRYATGDCAVLMDADLQDPPECIGQFIEKWEQGHDVVYGVIRSREGVSGLRRLGNKMFYKLLNTLTNVGGTSLPQNVTAFRLMDRKVYEVLNRMAETNRFTRGLCVWCGFSQVGVEFDRADRFAGETKAPLLDIIKEAIDGIFSFSFIPLKLVTVLGLVLSSFSFLFLAWQLISTVFMGSSAEGYLTIICTILLMFGFLFLVLGVSANIWPGYSTR, from the coding sequence ATGAGCGCGGGCCGCAAGCTGATTTCCATCGTCATTCCCGCCTGGAACGAGGAGGCGGTGATCCCGGAACTCGGGCGCCGCCTGGCCGCGGTCATGGACGCCCAGCCCCGCTATGATTTCGAGGCCATCATCGTGGACAACGGCTCCTGGGACCGCTCCTTTGAGCTGTTGAGCGCGCTGCACGAGCGGGACCCCCGGTTCAAGACGGTCCGCCTCTCCAGGAATTTCACCGCCGACGGGGGCGTCGCCGCCGGTCTGCGCTACGCCACCGGTGATTGCGCCGTGCTGATGGACGCGGACCTTCAGGACCCCCCGGAATGCATCGGCCAGTTCATCGAGAAGTGGGAGCAGGGGCATGATGTCGTCTATGGCGTCATCCGCAGCCGGGAAGGCGTGTCCGGCCTGCGCCGCCTCGGCAACAAGATGTTCTACAAGCTGCTGAACACGCTCACCAACGTCGGCGGAACCAGCCTGCCGCAGAACGTCACCGCCTTCCGCCTCATGGACCGCAAGGTCTACGAGGTCCTCAACCGGATGGCGGAGACGAACCGCTTCACGCGCGGATTGTGCGTCTGGTGCGGCTTCAGCCAAGTGGGCGTGGAGTTCGACCGCGCCGACCGTTTCGCCGGGGAAACCAAGGCCCCGCTGCTGGACATCATCAAAGAGGCCATCGACGGCATTTTCTCCTTCAGCTTCATCCCCCTGAAGCTCGTCACCGTCCTCGGCCTGGTCCTGAGTTCGTTCAGCTTCCTCTTCCTCGCCTGGCAGCTCATCTCCACCGTCTTCATGGGGAGCTCCGCGGAAGGCTACCTCACGATCATCTGCACGATCTTGCTGATGTTCGGTTTCCTGTTTCTCGTCTTGGGCGTCTCGGCGAATATCTGGCCAGGATATTCGACGAGGTGA
- a CDS encoding DegT/DnrJ/EryC1/StrS aminotransferase family protein, with translation MKRDRIHSAGPSITQLEIDTVTDAVTTGFYSNYRNYLEKFQNEFARYVGVKHAIATSSATTAMHLMAAAAGLGPGDEVIVPDLSWIATASVHTYTGATPVFVDVDPDTWTMDPARLKEAITPRTKAVMPVDLYGHPADYDAIVPICREHGLILISDSAPAVGALLHGKSTASYADMAAYSFQGAKMMITGEGGMFVTDSDEHFKRAEFLVDDGRDESGGNTFWIQEIGFHYRMSNLTAALGYAQLQRVEELVAMKRRLFDWYHARLGGIPGISMFKERSGCRVNCSYPSILLQGKFKVDRNGLRAELRNRKIDTRPIFPKMSQFPMFKTVDNPVAERIAATGINLPTAAYLQEEDVDFICKNVIEILGA, from the coding sequence ATGAAAAGAGATCGAATTCACTCCGCCGGTCCCTCCATCACGCAGTTGGAGATCGACACCGTCACGGACGCCGTGACCACCGGTTTTTATTCCAATTATCGGAATTATCTGGAAAAGTTTCAGAACGAATTCGCCAGGTACGTGGGCGTGAAGCACGCCATCGCCACCAGTTCCGCGACCACGGCCATGCATCTCATGGCGGCCGCGGCCGGGCTCGGCCCCGGCGACGAGGTCATCGTCCCCGACCTCTCCTGGATCGCCACCGCCAGCGTGCACACCTACACCGGGGCCACTCCGGTGTTCGTCGACGTGGATCCGGACACCTGGACCATGGACCCCGCCCGGCTGAAGGAGGCCATCACGCCCCGCACCAAGGCGGTCATGCCCGTGGACCTCTACGGCCACCCCGCCGACTATGACGCCATCGTGCCCATCTGCCGGGAGCACGGGCTCATCCTCATTTCCGACTCCGCGCCGGCCGTGGGAGCCCTGCTGCACGGCAAGTCCACCGCGTCCTACGCGGACATGGCGGCCTACTCCTTCCAGGGCGCGAAGATGATGATCACCGGCGAGGGCGGCATGTTCGTCACCGACAGCGACGAGCACTTCAAGCGCGCCGAGTTCCTCGTGGACGACGGGCGCGACGAGTCCGGCGGCAATACGTTCTGGATCCAGGAGATCGGATTCCACTACCGCATGTCCAACCTGACGGCCGCCCTCGGCTACGCGCAGCTGCAGCGCGTCGAGGAGCTCGTGGCCATGAAGCGCCGCCTGTTCGACTGGTACCACGCGCGGCTGGGCGGCATCCCGGGCATCTCCATGTTCAAGGAGCGCTCCGGCTGCCGGGTCAACTGCTCCTACCCGTCCATCCTGCTCCAGGGCAAGTTCAAGGTCGACCGGAACGGCCTGCGGGCGGAGCTGCGGAACCGCAAGATCGACACCCGCCCCATTTTCCCGAAGATGAGCCAGTTCCCAATGTTCAAGACCGTCGACAACCCGGTGGCGGAGCGCATCGCGGCCACCGGCATCAACCTGCCCACGGCCGCCTACCTCCAGGAGGAGGACGTGGACTTCATCTGCAAGAACGTCATCGAGATATTGGGCGCCTAG
- a CDS encoding class I SAM-dependent methyltransferase: MKCIVCGSTNVSEAFVLKNGPRYAQKLLSAQDEKGGGHYDVTLYKCPDCGMVQIDPAGLEHDEYFEDYLMSRSCTELYVQYDTELAETLQAKYGIAGKTIVEIGCGDGFFGELLIQRGARVSAVEPSATACALAEKRGVKCYNTFLDENITGQVSERFDGFVTKQVMDLVKDPNTFLASLGKILKPGAWGLIDVPSWTKTLLDKRYYDVLPDRVGYYTAKTLVEVMERNNFHVTEVFHGAEGEYVGAYVVYEGEKDGLLKGFKHEFETFNREFGALMESYRKAGKKVAAWGAGAKGVTIFSFAGMDSGSIAYVVDKDNFKWNKYLPGSRLKVVAPDTVAEQPVDAMIITGVMFYKEITRQLVRDYGFSGDIILLSPMPHVLPQDELKRLLAS, from the coding sequence ATGAAGTGCATCGTCTGCGGATCCACGAACGTCTCCGAGGCCTTTGTCCTGAAGAACGGTCCCCGCTACGCGCAGAAGCTGCTGTCCGCCCAGGACGAAAAGGGCGGCGGCCACTACGACGTGACGCTCTACAAGTGCCCCGACTGCGGCATGGTGCAGATCGACCCGGCCGGCCTGGAGCACGACGAGTATTTCGAGGACTACCTCATGAGCCGCAGCTGCACCGAGCTGTACGTGCAGTACGACACGGAGCTGGCCGAGACGCTCCAGGCCAAGTACGGGATCGCCGGCAAGACGATCGTCGAGATCGGCTGCGGCGACGGCTTCTTCGGCGAGCTGCTCATCCAGCGCGGCGCGCGGGTCTCGGCCGTGGAGCCGTCGGCCACGGCCTGCGCCCTGGCGGAAAAGCGCGGGGTGAAGTGCTACAACACGTTCCTGGACGAGAACATCACCGGCCAGGTCTCGGAGCGCTTCGACGGCTTCGTCACCAAGCAGGTCATGGACCTGGTCAAGGATCCCAACACCTTCCTGGCGAGCCTGGGCAAGATCCTCAAGCCCGGCGCCTGGGGCCTCATCGACGTCCCGTCCTGGACCAAGACCCTGCTGGACAAGCGCTACTACGACGTCCTGCCGGACCGCGTGGGCTACTACACCGCGAAGACCCTGGTCGAGGTCATGGAGCGCAACAACTTCCACGTCACGGAAGTGTTCCACGGCGCGGAGGGCGAGTACGTCGGCGCCTACGTCGTCTACGAGGGCGAGAAGGACGGCCTGCTCAAGGGCTTCAAGCATGAGTTCGAGACCTTCAACCGCGAGTTCGGCGCGCTCATGGAGTCCTACCGCAAGGCCGGGAAGAAGGTCGCGGCCTGGGGCGCCGGAGCCAAGGGAGTGACGATCTTCTCCTTCGCTGGAATGGATTCCGGTTCCATCGCCTATGTGGTGGACAAGGACAACTTCAAGTGGAACAAGTATCTCCCCGGCAGCCGTCTCAAGGTCGTCGCCCCGGACACGGTGGCGGAGCAGCCGGTCGACGCCATGATCATCACCGGCGTGATGTTCTACAAGGAGATCACCCGGCAGCTCGTGCGCGATTATGGATTCAGCGGGGACATCATCCTGCTGAGCCCCATGCCGCACGTCCTGCCGCAGGATGAACTGAAGCGTCTCCTGGCCTCGTAG
- a CDS encoding thiamine pyrophosphate-binding protein: MNVSDLILDFLVARKVSHIFMMTGGHVSFLLDRLSARDDIGYVCVAHEQAGAMAADGFSRMRPESIGVAIATSGPGAANMLTGIGCSWFDSIPALFITGQVNTYESRGERQVRQIGFQEMDIIGMARPITKWAATLDAPENILLYLEKAVHIAKSGRPGPVLLDIPMNFQRQDVDPASLPHYVPEEEPSPAGADIASQVAATVELLRRARRPALLAGGGVRNASATGELRRLAERAQAPVCLSMNGIDAFPHDHPNYGGFIGVYGNRGGNFTLANCDLLLAVGTRLDSRQTGVDTSKFARFAKKVVVDVDPCELGARFAPDVAVSCDAKVFLKAVLEQLPPAQDRGDWLGQVARWREKYPPCPPECRGSQDINPYEFLEVLSSRLGPRDTVVLDTGQNMVWGTQVLQPRAEMRMWTAGGMSPMGYSFPAAMGASLARPDGRSICLIGDGGMQINVQELETVRRLNPPLSVIVINNNSLGLIRQFQDDYLGSRHVGATDRNGYTAPDFVRVAEAYGLPALRITRREEVEAGVEKALRTAGPMLLDVRIPGGCNVIPKALMQHPMEDQYPYIPLDEFLEQMIVEPLDPGTYRIGS; the protein is encoded by the coding sequence ATGAACGTTTCCGACCTGATCCTGGACTTCCTCGTCGCCCGGAAGGTGTCCCACATCTTCATGATGACGGGCGGGCATGTTTCGTTCCTGCTCGACCGGCTCTCGGCGCGCGACGACATCGGATACGTCTGCGTGGCCCACGAGCAGGCCGGGGCCATGGCGGCGGACGGCTTCAGCCGCATGCGGCCCGAGAGCATCGGCGTGGCGATCGCCACCAGCGGCCCCGGGGCGGCCAACATGCTGACCGGCATCGGCTGCTCCTGGTTCGACTCCATTCCGGCGCTGTTCATCACCGGCCAGGTCAACACCTACGAATCGCGCGGCGAACGCCAGGTCCGCCAGATCGGTTTCCAGGAGATGGACATCATCGGCATGGCCCGGCCCATCACCAAGTGGGCCGCGACGCTGGACGCCCCGGAGAACATCCTCCTGTACCTGGAAAAGGCCGTGCACATCGCCAAGTCGGGACGTCCCGGCCCCGTCCTGCTGGACATCCCGATGAACTTCCAGCGGCAGGACGTGGACCCCGCGAGCCTGCCCCATTACGTCCCCGAGGAGGAGCCGTCCCCGGCGGGGGCGGACATCGCCTCCCAGGTCGCGGCGACCGTCGAGCTGCTCCGGCGCGCGCGGCGTCCGGCGTTGCTGGCGGGCGGCGGCGTGCGCAACGCCTCGGCCACCGGGGAGCTGCGCCGGCTGGCCGAGCGCGCCCAGGCGCCCGTGTGCCTGTCCATGAACGGGATCGACGCCTTCCCGCACGACCACCCCAACTACGGGGGATTCATCGGGGTCTACGGGAACAGGGGCGGCAACTTCACCCTGGCGAACTGCGACCTGCTCCTCGCGGTGGGCACCCGCCTCGATTCGCGCCAGACCGGCGTGGACACGTCCAAGTTCGCGCGCTTCGCCAAGAAGGTGGTCGTGGACGTGGACCCCTGCGAGCTGGGCGCGCGTTTCGCCCCGGATGTGGCGGTTTCCTGCGACGCCAAGGTCTTCCTGAAGGCCGTGCTGGAGCAGCTGCCTCCCGCGCAGGATCGCGGCGACTGGCTCGGACAGGTGGCCCGCTGGCGGGAGAAATATCCGCCGTGCCCCCCGGAGTGCCGGGGCTCCCAGGACATCAATCCGTATGAATTCCTGGAGGTCCTTTCGTCGCGTCTCGGGCCGAGGGACACGGTCGTCCTGGACACGGGACAGAACATGGTCTGGGGCACGCAGGTGCTCCAGCCCCGGGCGGAGATGCGCATGTGGACCGCCGGAGGCATGTCGCCCATGGGCTACAGCTTTCCCGCCGCCATGGGCGCGAGCCTCGCGAGGCCCGATGGGCGCTCGATCTGCCTCATCGGCGACGGCGGCATGCAGATCAACGTCCAGGAACTGGAGACCGTCAGAAGGCTCAACCCACCCCTGAGCGTCATCGTCATCAACAACAACAGCCTCGGGCTCATTCGCCAGTTCCAGGACGATTATCTCGGATCGCGCCATGTGGGGGCCACGGACCGCAACGGCTACACCGCGCCCGATTTCGTGCGGGTCGCGGAGGCCTACGGTCTGCCCGCGCTGCGCATCACCCGGCGGGAGGAGGTCGAGGCGGGCGTCGAGAAGGCCCTGCGCACTGCGGGCCCCATGCTGCTCGACGTGCGCATCCCCGGCGGCTGCAACGTGATTCCCAAGGCGCTCATGCAGCACCCCATGGAAGACCAGTACCCGTACATTCCGCTGGACGAGTTCCTGGAACAGATGATCGTCGAGCCCCTTGATCCGGGCACTTACCGCATCGGGAGCTAG